The genomic stretch TGTTCTCCAGCGTCTCGCCGGCCACGTACTCCATCACGATGAAGAAGACATTGTCCTGCTTCTCGGCGGTGAGGACGGTGACAATGTTCGGGTGATTCAGGCTGGCCAGCAGTCGCGGCTCGCGGAGCAGTTCGCCGAAGTTGACGCTTTGGCGGTGCGGAACCTTGAGGGCGACCTTTTTGCCGATCCACGTGTCTTCGGCGAGGTAGACGGTGCCGAATCCGCCGCTTCCGAGGGCTGAGAGGATCTTGTATTTTCCGATGGTCTGGCCGCGGAAGAACATGGAAACGTCATTGGAGTATAGATCGTCTTGTCTATAATTGCGGAATGACGCCACGCTTCTACGCACCCGCGCTTCGGTCCGAGAGCGGCGCCGTCGAGCTTCCAGCCGAGGAAGCCGAACACCTCACGCGCGTGCTCCGTCTCGGCGTGGGCGCGACCGTGCGTGTGTTCGACGGCCGGGGACTCGAGTGTCAGGCGCGGGTCGTGCACGCCACCCGCCGCGACGTACGACTCGAGGTCGGCGCCCGGGTGGATGCCGCTGCGGAACCACGCGTGCGTGTGACGCTTGCGCAGGCCGTCGTCAAGGGCGACAAGATGGACGGCATCATCAGGGACGCCGTCATGCTGGGCGTGGCGGCCATCCACCCATTACTGACGGCGCGAACCGATGTGCCGGAATCGGCGTTCGCAACCGGCACACGCGTCGAGCGCTGGCGGCGCATCGTCATCTCGTCAGTCAAGCAGTGCGGGCGTGCGGTCGTACCGGATCTGGCGGCACCCGAGAGCCTGGAGGCGTGCCTGCGGCGGGGCCACGACGGGCTGCGCCTGATGTTGGTGGAGCCGGGAATCTTGGCCGAGGTGACGACGGGGGAGGAGCTGCGCGGCCTGAGCCCGACGGATTCGGCGCAAGTGTTCGTCGGGCCTGAGGGCGGCTGGACGCCCGCGGAGGTGTCGATGGCACAGGAGGCGGGCTGCCGTCTGGTCACGCTGGGCAAGCGAACTCTCAGGGCCGATGCGACGCCCCTCATCGCGCTTGGCGTGCTGCAGTATCTGTGGGGCGATTTGTAGGGCACAGCGCTCAGTCGCCTGCCGGCGCGCATCGGTCTTGCCCATCCACCCTGTCCGTGAGGTATGGGTATCGAAGGCCGAGTCGGCAGATTCTGCGGTTGGCAGATTCTGCGTACTCTTGCGTCGGTGACGATATACAATCCGGCCGCGCCTCGTCGTGCCCCCGCCGTGCCCGTTCGAACGGTCCGTATCCCATTACGCTTGGGACGGTTGCAGCGTATGCCCCTGACGTCGCCACTTGCCTGCTTGCGACAAGTGGCCGTCGGGGAAGGAGTTACCGCGTGCAGCCAACAACGGTGCGTAAGACATTACGCTGCGAACCGCTGCAGCGTATAAGGAGAGAGCGGCGGCGGAGCGCCGCAGGCTGATTATCCGTTAGCCGGCACGGAAACTTCGGGATCCGTAGGCGCGTATGGTCGGTGTCTGGCGTTGGACTTGATAGGAGCTGTTACTCACTCGTAGCGGCCGGCGGGCTCAAGCCGCGGCCGAGAGCAACGAGCGCGTGGAGGCACGACATGAACTCAACTGCGGCCACAACGCGGCAAGCAGGGCGGCGCGTGAAAGGCGTCCGCGCCCCGGAGCGCCCATGACTCGCAGGACGAACGCAAGAATCGCCGGAGTCACGTTCCTGGTTTACATCGCGGCCACCATCACGAGCATGGTCCTGTTCTCCCGGGCGACCAGCGGAGAAGGGGTTGCCGCGCAACTCGCAGGCATCGCCCAGCATGCGACAGACGTGCGTCTCACCATCGTGCTCGGCCTACTTGGGAACTTCTGCGCCCTGGTGCTCGCCGTGACACTTTACGCGATAACGCGAGAGCAGGATCCCGATCTGGCAATGCTGGCCCTGGCCTGTCGCGTCGCCGAAGGCATCGCCGGCATGGACGTGTCGAAGACGCTCGGCCTTCTCTGGCTCGCGACGGCAACCGACGCTACCGCACTTGACGCGGGGGCAGCATCCGCGCTCGGCGCATTCTTCCTGAAGATGGAAGCGTCGTTTACCGCAAGCGCAGCCTTCTTCGCCCTGGGGAGCACGCTCTTCTCGTGGCTCCTCCTCCGCGGTCGCATGATCCCGGTCGCACTGGCCTGGCTCGGCGTGCTTGCGTCGATCCTGCCCGTCGTGTGCTTTCCTCTGCAGCTCGCGGGACTGCTCGGCGGCCCGGTCACGTCGTTCATGTGGTATCCAATAATGCTGTTCGAGGTGGCGCTGGCGCTGTGGCTGATCATCAAAGGCGTCGCCGCGCCGGCGCCGAGGCAACCGGCCTGAGGTTGCTACCGCCAGACTGGATTCGGCGGTCGCCAGCTGCGCGTCGCCGACCGCCAGGTGTCCGTCTAACACTCAAATGGAGCCGACGCGCCGGATCATCTGGACCATTGTGTTGCAGAGGCTCGCGGCTCATTTGAAACGTTGGGCTTGAGGTGGAAGAAATGAACACGAGAGTCATCACACACGCTTCGTTGCCCGGCCTGGTTGTCGTGGTCATACTGTTTGCCACCGCCGTGACCTCGATTGCAGCCACCGAGAA from Acidobacteriota bacterium encodes the following:
- a CDS encoding 16S rRNA (uracil(1498)-N(3))-methyltransferase → MTPRFYAPALRSESGAVELPAEEAEHLTRVLRLGVGATVRVFDGRGLECQARVVHATRRDVRLEVGARVDAAAEPRVRVTLAQAVVKGDKMDGIIRDAVMLGVAAIHPLLTARTDVPESAFATGTRVERWRRIVISSVKQCGRAVVPDLAAPESLEACLRRGHDGLRLMLVEPGILAEVTTGEELRGLSPTDSAQVFVGPEGGWTPAEVSMAQEAGCRLVTLGKRTLRADATPLIALGVLQYLWGDL
- a CDS encoding DUF4386 domain-containing protein, producing MTRRTNARIAGVTFLVYIAATITSMVLFSRATSGEGVAAQLAGIAQHATDVRLTIVLGLLGNFCALVLAVTLYAITREQDPDLAMLALACRVAEGIAGMDVSKTLGLLWLATATDATALDAGAASALGAFFLKMEASFTASAAFFALGSTLFSWLLLRGRMIPVALAWLGVLASILPVVCFPLQLAGLLGGPVTSFMWYPIMLFEVALALWLIIKGVAAPAPRQPA